Part of the Bacillota bacterium genome, CGGGATCGGGGATGTGATCGAAGACCCGGTATTTTTGGAAAAGCTGGCGGGAAAAAACATCTCGGAATCGTTTGTTATCGGGGAGGACATCGATACGGTGACCGGAGCAACCATTTCTACCACTGCATTTTTACAATCCGTGGGCGATGCCGCAGGCCATGCTGCCGATCTGTACAAAGGCCTTGATCCGGGCAGCAGCCCCGAGTAACGGTGGTATTTGAAGTTTTGGGGGTGAAAAGATGAACATATATCTTCAGGATCTAACACGAGGCATCATCAAGGAGAACCCGACTTTCCGCCTGGTTCTTGGGATGTGCCCTGTTCTTGGTGTCACGGTTACGGCCAAGGGAGGTGTGGGCATGGGCCTGGCCACGATGGCAGTGTTGATCTGTTCGAATGTGGTCATATCGGCCCTGCGCAATTATATCCCGAAGAGCATCAGGATTCCCATCTATATAGTAATTATTGCCACCTTTGTCACCGTGGTCGACATGTTGCTGGCTGCCTATCAGCCTGAATTGCACAAGCAACTTGGTATATTCATTCCTCTTATAGTGGTCAACTGTATCATCCTGGGTCGCGCCGAGGCCTTCGCGGGCAAAAGGCCGGTTCTGCGTTCTTTATTTGATGGGGTGGGCATCGGCATCGGTTTTACATTGGCCCTGTTTATACTGGCAGCTGTACGAGAAATACTCGGTCAGGGTACGCTTTTCGACATTGCCGTAACCGGGCCGATATTTCAACCCATGGGT contains:
- a CDS encoding electron transport complex subunit E yields the protein MNIYLQDLTRGIIKENPTFRLVLGMCPVLGVTVTAKGGVGMGLATMAVLICSNVVISALRNYIPKSIRIPIYIVIIATFVTVVDMLLAAYQPELHKQLGIFIPLIVVNCIILGRAEAFAGKRPVLRSLFDGVGIGIGFTLALFILAAVREILGQGTLFDIAVTGPIFQPMGILALPPGAFLVLGLMLAGVNALFERFGLE